The Triticum aestivum cultivar Chinese Spring chromosome 3A, IWGSC CS RefSeq v2.1, whole genome shotgun sequence genome includes a region encoding these proteins:
- the LOC123060866 gene encoding NAC transcription factor NAM-A1-like, with the protein MEEGFVFRGCELPPGFRFQPTDQEIIVCYLKRKVASAASAVTSIIADVDIYKFDPWELPDKAQFGEGEWFFFSPRDRKYPNGARPNRTAGSGYWKATGTDKPILAAGGARCLGVKKALVFYQGRSPRGTKTEWVMHEYRLLHADGGAATRHKPHDSMRLDDWVLCRVRKKGVAVAPDMDGNPGAPRHTEVQAIDSTTGAAHGAFGDDWTDGQLLQYLMSGGSGQVDGAGTISGAAGHVHDGARRESAPEVQLASVLENIKRDLSFHAMDDVYFLQPSKRANCMGGGAGHHTDDDQLSPPTSLSMFEDD; encoded by the exons ATGGAAGAAGGTTTTGTGTTCCGGGGGTGCGAGCTGCCGCCGGGGTTCCGGTTCCAGCCCACGGACCAGGAGATCATCGTGTGCTACCTCAAGAGGAAggtcgcctccgccgcctccgccgtcaccTCCATCATCGCCGACGTCGACATCTACAAGTTCGACCCGTGGGAACTGCCCG ACAAGGCGCAGTTCGGCGAGGGGGAGTGGTTCTTCTTCAGCCCGCGGGACCGCAAGTACCCCAACGGCGCGCGGCCCAACCGCACGGCGGGATCGGGGTACTGGAAGGCCACCGGCACCGACAAGCCGATCCTGGCTGCCGGCGGCGCGCGCTGCCTCGGGGTCAAGAAGGCGCTCGTCTTCTATCAGGGGCGCTCCCCGCGGGGCACCAAGACTGAGTGGGTCATGCACGAGTACCGCCTTCTCcacgccgacggcggcgccgccaccCGCCACAAGCCCCACGACTCCATGAGG CTGGACGACTGGGTCCTGTGCCGCGTCCGCAAGAAGGGCGTCGCCGTCGCGCCGGACATGGATGGTAACCCCGGAGCGCCGAGGCACACGGAGGTTCAGGCAATTGATAGTACCACCGGAGCCGCACACGGCGCCTTCGGCGACGACTGGACCGACGGCCAGCTCCTTCAGTACCTGATGAGCGGCGGATCCGGACAGGTCGACGGTGCCGGCACCATCAGCGGGGCAGCGGGCCACGTCCATGACGGTGCGCGCCGCGAGAGTGCGCCGGAGGTGCAACTGGCGTCGGTGCTGGAGAACATCAAGAGGGACCTCTCCTTCCATGCCATGGACGACGTGTATTTCCTCCAGCCCAGCAAGCGGGCCAACTGCATGGGAGGAGGCGCGGGCCACCACACCGACGACGACCAGCTGTCGCCGCCGACGTCCTTGTCCATGTTCGAGGACGATTAG
- the LOC123060865 gene encoding uncharacterized protein, which translates to MAFFSIHLTLSLLFFSIQGSNPLFYAGEEHHQRMDCVLELPLLSLDLASPAQLSPRAPDLATTGLTSSSRAQAGQGNPPMEVAASPSRSVHRRIHARSIWIRHADMDGRLGAPLCRPLIWASGRPPVLRIRQTTSPPTQFRQTPQPPSTTCAKHAPSSRGGHAPRPAAAHLLCQSAQPPRPGLLRPQLQGLVPAFSAPSSRPQTTRSLEIAGPPSSEAAGGSVRSGGEGRRSGEG; encoded by the exons ATGGCCTTCTTCTCCATCCACCTGACGCTCTCCCTTCTCTTCTTCTCTATCCAGGGCAGCAATCCCCTCTTCTATGCCGGTGAGGAACACCACCAGAGGATGGATTGCGTTTTGGAGCTCCCTCTACTGTCGCTCGATCTGGCCTCCCCCGCTCAGTTGTCGCCCCGTGCTCCGGATCTGGCCACAACAGGCCTCACGTCCTCCAGCCGCGCGCAAGCAGGCCAAG GGAACCCGCCAATGGAGGTCGCCGCCTCTCCGTCTCGATCTGTCCACCGACGGATCCACGCGCGGAGCATCTGGATCCGCCACGCAGACATGGATGGGCGCCTTGGAGCTCCCCTCTGCCGTCCCCTGATCTGGGCATCTGGCCGCCCGCCAGTGCTCCGAATCCGGCAAACAACCTCGCCTCCGACCCAATTCAGACAGACGCCACAGCCTCCTTCCACCACGTGCGCCAAGCATGCCCCCAG CTCGCGAGGAGGCCATGCTCCTCGTCCAGCCGCGGCCCACCTGCTATGTCAGTCAGCCCAGCCGCCTCGTCCCGGCCTTCTCCGCCCCCAGCTCCAGGGCCTTGTCCCGGCCTTCTCCGCACCTAGCTCCAGGCCTCAAACGACTCGCTCTTTGGAGATCGCGGGTCCTCCGTCGAGCGAGGCCGCCGGTGGTAGTGTTCGCTCGGGCGGCGAAGGCCGGCGGTCCGGAGAGGGCTGA